The nucleotide window CTTCCATGGAGTGCCACGGACTCCGCTCATCTTTCATACGTGGTTATTTACTTAATACGTGATAATTTTataatgtattcatttaattaatatgttaaaatgtgtttattaatagTTGAAACAAGTCGCTTGCGAAAAAATTCTCTATTTAATTTTGACCCCCACATACATAGTCAATAAATATAAGCCAAAGAGGTAAGACTTTTTCATACATGGCCTCATTTCAGTTATCAAGGGTGGTAAAGTCGATTATTGCCTGGTTTGATAGTTCGATAGGCTAGAGAAACTAGCCAGTTACAGTAATTTGAATATTTGAAATTCATTACTTTACACTACAAGGAGATGTTAGCTGAATGTGTGCTAAAAAGCTCTTCTAAATCCTCGTATCAGCTCTAGGTCAGAAGTTCAGGATGAGGGTAGTTTCTTCACTGTAATACATTCAGTTATCAGATTTCCCAGTGTGTCTGCTGCTGAGAAAGCATGAAGTGTTGATAGAGACGTTACGAAAGAGAGCGAATATCTCGCTTGACCTCATTTCGTCGTCAGACTGAGTAATTCACTGCTAAGGAAAACTAGATATAGGATATCCATCACTCCTTTTGTTGGTTTTCTATTTCGACACGTCTCCCACTATTAATATGTCTCCGTATCAGCACTATTTTTTATTTCTCCTTTGCTGTTTCTCTAAAAATTATAGCATCGCACTGAGCTGACTGTTAGCTCGGTTGCAAAGGGAAATACATCAGAGTGATATGTAGACGTTAAACATTGCTATGCTGtatgaaaacaatatttaatCATGTTTTATGTGTGCTTTTTGGGGGGGAGAAAAATTCTTCGGAAGATCTACACGTCTACAATGCAAAACGGTGGGAATTAAGCTAGGCCCGAAGGGTCATTTTGTCTTGGAAAACCTCTGATGAAGATGTCCGGGTCATATTTTAGCacatgatcaaaggaaatgtattgcTTGaagaaaattaaacataaattatCATTAAGATTGATtcaaaggtcctgtgaagtgctttgaaatgttttgatgtttgacataatctcaattAAAAATTGGGGTGGGACATAGTGAAGCTCCTCcctaattgtgttttgtttgatcacAGCTCTACCAGTGAGAGTAGTTAagatcaagcacatcaaatgaataGCAaatgaagcgtcttgaaggggacggggcatgtcagatactagagagcatttgattggtcaggatTTCATGAGAAACACGATTGATCGATTTAGGTGAAAATAACATACTGCAAGCTTTAGATGTTAACAtcagatttatattttttaaacagaattttgtcactgttttggaaagACTAGCTAATAGATtttcttaaagagcccctattttgcattaaaaaaggtcatattttggttttgggggtctccaacaatagAATGATTTGCATGCAGGGGCAAAAAACACTTCTATTGGCTTATAATATGCAATTTATTTTTACCGAATTATCCCAACGaatcccatatgattcgttcagtgctcatttgttcccaaacccctccttagcttGATGCTGATCTGCACTGATTGGCTCGATAActtagtctgttgtgattggtcgactgcgttcagcgcacgagagagagaaatgcccactatgacttatcaacattgttgaagtagtaagagtgcagagtgtgtgtgtgagcccaatgcaggagggcattaaagcaatgcagttaaacactagcatattgctctattcttaaccataagtaaaaacattggtacacattcagtattaatccacaaagCAGCAAAAGTTGAACTACTTTGAAACTAGACCGccgcacgtgtgtaggaacagcaaACTGTGGCCATAGCAATGATAAACGGCAAAGGATTGCGAGCTcgcaaacgcatttaaatccgtaaacaaagctgCACATGCTGCGTTTGCACTGTGGCTTTAGACACGATATGTGGatttaaagagttaaccagatacagtacaagctgcgtggagcgattacaagtaacaaaacacattaaaaacatattttgcaagctagagaaaacaagaagGCAACCTCTTTAATCACACTTAACACTGGAGGaaaaactgatccatgaactgtgtactgataaagtactgacaaagtcccatacatcaatagtctttccTGATCCTTCCTTCCAAACAGCCGACGAATCCCCCGGTAGATTATTGCACTAATCAGTTATTAATGTCcactcatcttcagtcatgatcagtcccagTGTTTGAAGAGAAAGGCACATTCATGTTTTACCAGATCCAACACTTAATATTTAGTATTGTTTTGTGTCAACGAtgatttcatgggacctttaatgaTAATAAGCTTCATTATCATTATGCCAAGCAATCTGATTGTATTTACTTTAATCATCGAAAAGATGCATGATGGCTATTTAAGACAATTTTTGTCAATGTCATGAGAATTTTACAGTGTGAAACTTTTCATCGCCACGAAAAGGCTTTATATTTCTTATGCAAAGTATAATTATGATTTTGTGCTAAGGCTGACCTGAGGTATTTCCCAGATTACCATAATTATTGTGTCCTCGGGTTTGCATTGCTCTGGAGGTTACAGgatttgttaatgttaatgagAGATTGTGAGATGACTGTGTTTTGGTGCCTGTGGTGAAGAGTGAGTTTTGGAAAGGGTCTTTACCGCAAACTTTGTGGTTTTTCCTTCTGCTCTGTATTCCGAAAATTTGAAAGCAAGCAATTGAAGTTTGTCCGTTTTCTTTTAGACGACAGAAACGGCAAAGGCAGaagaatggaaaaaaaacaacaatatgtaATACCCTATCTCAGATTTTCtctcatctctctttttttagaGGAAAAATATGTCAGCGTCCAGGCTTATGCAAGTCAGGGAAAGGATGAGATCGGGTTCGAGAAAGGAGTAACCGTGGAGGTCATCCAGAAGAACCTGGAGGGATGGTGGTACATCAGGTAATCAGTCTAAAGCTTTGTTTTCCCCCATTGCAATATATCTGTTGGTATTGCTAAGCACGTTTTGAGTCTCCAGAAACATCTTCAATACAAAAGTTTGCATTGATGTTGGCGCCAGTAGCCTAGTGGTTACTGTGTCGACATACAGCACCCAGAGGTGCTCGCGGCGACCCATgttcgattcccagctcgagGTCTTTTGCCAATCCTTCGCCTATCTccgctccccacactttcctttCCACTGTCCTATCGATAAGGGTGAAAACtcctaaaaaattaattatatatataaaaaaagtttacaatGTTAGTTTTATATAAAGCAAAATAAAGTACACCctctggccattttattaggtacaccttgctagtacccatttgcattcagaactgccttcttTAAGCTAATGATTTACTGAGATGCTGGAAACATTAAGAAATGTTGGTTTATATTGACTTGACAGTATCATGCAGTTGCtagtgtatttgtaaaaatttacTATCCAGCACATCGAAAGCCTACTAACCATTCCGTGAATTGCCATTCAAAGCCATGTTTTCTGAATGCACTAAATAAACAACATCACTACAATACATCACATAACTTTCGACACAAAGAACAGTATAGTACAGTTAGTAATTACCAAACGTTAAAAATGAAGGTAGGTAGTTGTTGTAATCCTAACATAATCTTTTCTGTGTAAACAGGGTGCACAGAGgaataaaattacatattttgaacAGCCAATAATGTTTTATACTAAACATTTTGATTGGGGTAACTTTTCCTGGTCCTACACCTGGTCCACAGAATATTCTAATTCCATCAATAATAACAGCTAATAATACACCCATTTGCTTGACTTTGCGTTAAAATTCAGCAGCTATGAAATTGCAAAATTCTGGAGGCTCTTTAACACTGTATGTTCAtttaaggtattaatatgtatCCATATGCACAAATGTTTATCTTTTATAAAAGGTATGACCTCAAGTTACAGCTTGTGTACCCTTCCCAGTAGCCATAGGACGTCAACATGActtcagattgatgttgtaccccaatgtcttGGGACATTTTGGGtggaaaatcaggttgacatcagactCCAACATCAGACTGATATCAGTGTCCAACGTCAGACAGATATTGGATTTTGGACACTTTCCAATGCAACCTTAAAACAACGTCtagtgatgttacagcttgacgttgtgtgcacattaccactatgatgtctatcaggtgttttggttgccatacctgacgaataaaagtcagtatttaacgtcaatatgactttggtttgagatgttggcttgacgttggattttagtaACTTTAAACCctaaaaatcaatcaaatatcatcttcatttgacatcattattggacatcaagtGATCTCTATGTACACTACTACTAGCCTAAACCAATgacacatggatggatgaatttatgTTTTCATGTAGTTTtagtcaaattctgacccgaccatctgaaagcagcagcagaattTGACACTCATTAGAACAGACAAACTTTTTCCCAGTCTTCTATTATCCAGGTTTAGTGAGCTCATTCAAGTTCTAACACGTGTGTGCCCTTCTGCCTCTGCAGCTCATCTTCCTCAAGCTTGTGTTATGAATTTGGCTCCTGtagtaatgagtggttatttgagtttttATAAGCTTTCTTAAAGCAGTCTGTTTCAGATCTCCTCTGACCCACTGGCACCAGCACAAGGAATTTTGAACCACAGAACACTCTGTGGATGTTTTCCgtttttaaacaacaattttaTTAAACCCCAGAGATATTTGTGttgaaaatgccagtagatcagtggtttctgaaatactcatacTAGTCTTTCACCAGCGTTTAAAGTTCACACCATGTTCAAAGTTACTTACATTAAGCTTCTTACCCATCCTGATGTTCAGTAGATGGGCTAGTATATGTCCACacatgtcatgattttgccaagtacgatgtgaTCCTGGAGTAACATCTTTGTTGATTCTGGATAATCATTTTTGTTCGAAAAGGtgatccatacctattccctattCCAACCCAGCCAAAACTGTAAATTATTGCCAAAATCAGAGAGgtataatagttggataacaatcatgtagaaatgCATAAAGCTACctataagcctaaacttaacataaatggtAAATGTAtcgcttctgattggctgattggaatgttgttccaggatcaacacagatgttaatccaggaacatgtcttacttggtgaaatcaggttggcattgtgtccacatgcctaaatgtgtttagtttctgccatgtgattagctctTATGTTTTTGTTAACAAGCAGTGTTCATTGTTGAGTGTCTACTATATAGCAATTCTCAATTGCCTGATTTCTAGTATTGTCTCAGAAAGTAAACTGTATTATCATCCGTTCCGTATCCACTAAATCAGACTAATAACATTGTAGTTTTTCTCTAAAACTGCTGTGAAAACTGCCTACTAAAAATGCAGTTCTCTTGGTTATTATGTTATGATTTGTCACACTCTCAAGTTCAAATTTCGACATTTTGCTGCGCTTGAAAGAAAAAGAGTCTATCCTGGGATCTGTTGTGTGCAGACACCAGTCATCCTTTCTACAGCTTTATCCTACTATAAGCACTATGCTGACCTCTAGTGGTCAGTAAGAGAATTAAcgcaatttaaaaaaacaaatactaattatattatttctaaaCAATATCAGAAAtcatagttatttttatttattcaatatgtgtttcatttatttgttgctttatttgtgatttttatttgtgTCTGCAGGTATCAAGGAAAGGAGGGCTGGGCCCCAGCCTCGTACCTGAAGAAACTGAAAGATGACCTTTCCCCAAGAAAGAAGACTCTTACTGGTCCTGTGGAGATAATTGGAAACATAATGGAGATCAGTAACCTCCTCAACAAGAAGGCCGTAAGTGAGAAGGACATTCAGACTGACGGAGAAGCCACCACCCCTGAGCGCCACATCTCCAAAAGTGAAATAAGTTTACCAATGCCATATGCCCCAGAGGCTGGAGTGGCACCAACAGTCGTCACTGCTTTGGGAATGAACTCTGGATCTAGTGCCACCCTACAGGAGAACAAGAGCAGGGCCGAGCCAGGGTCGCCTGCCATAGCCCGGGTGGCACCGCACAGAGTTGAGATAGGTGAGCAATCTATAACAAAATATATCATTTGTTCAGAGTTAGATTTATACAAACCATATTGCACTTTGTAAGTGAATAATCATAGagccatattttaaataataaacctaTGTATGTTCCTGTTATTTTTGCACATAGGATTTGATGCCATAGGTAACATTTCTTTGTGGTAAACATGTGTTTCCTAACATTTTGTCCGGGTGTTGTGTACCTTGATAGTGACACATTCACTTTCTCTGTTGCTCGACATTCAGCCTGTCAAGTGCtgtttgtttgctgtttgtttttgtgcTTACTTATTTGTCTAATTCCAAATGTACACTATACAACTGAAAAAGAAGCATAGTGCTGTACTGCTCACATAACATGACATTCATCcttgtaaatatgttttgttttggatACTGAGATGCACCCCCtattaattatgtttaacaggttCTTGATCCCTAATATAACCCCACGATTCCTAGTATTGGTTAAAACCTTCAATGTGATTCATCCTATTCAAATTATTGGCTAAATGTAGCCTGAATCAACTGCATTTTTTGGGATGCATGGCACATTGTGTTAAAATCCTGAATACCaaataaatcaatacataaacaaaaatattgagaCAATGGctaaaactgtacattttaatcttgtttttttgtcttttttctcacTGGCTCACCATTGCTCTTGCTATTTAATCAGTCATAACCAGGCCATCATATTTCTCATACTACAAGATTTccttctgattttatttctgaaaacatgcTTGTTGTGAATGCATGCTTGAGTGTGTTGAAACACTTCTCTGACCTCATCTAAAGAGGGTTGACCATGAGACTTTAATTGTGTTTGCCAACTTTTTGATCACAAActcaaaacaaactcaaaaaaaaaaaaaaaaaaaaacagaaaacctgGGAGCCATTCTGATTTCTTAATCCTAAATTTCATTGACAATAATATTTGCTCTCTTGATAAGAGAGACAGCGTATAaacatgttttatgttcaactgaCAGGATCTCCAAACCTCAGACAGAAACCTCCTCCTCGGAGAGATGCAAACCTGGTAAGTTAGGCAGTCCAAAgtaggttattattatttaaaatagcgCAGCATCTATTAATTAGGCCTTTTCTCTATTACTCAAGGCATTCCAGTTGCCCAAACCTCCAGAGGCCCCTACTGTGGAAGCGGAGTATTACACCATAGCAGAGTTTCAATCCAGTATCTCAGATGGCATCAGCTTCCGTGGAGGACAAAAGGCTGATGTAAGGCCGATATATTCTGACTaaaatctgtgatttttaaatatttaatttttaacacaTATTTATTAGCAGTCTTTTTAAATATCACTATACAGGGAATTTAATATATGTCAGTGTATTGTGTAAACATATGTGGTGTGATAAAAGTTATAATTATGTAATATGTGGTCTTCAGGTCATAGAAAAGAACTCTGGAGGATGGTGGTATGTCCAGATTGGGGATACGGAGGGCTGggcacccagctcatacattgaTAAACGTAAGAAGCCCAACCTGAGCCGGCGAACCAGCACACTCACACGTCCTAAAGTTCCACCCCCTGCTCCACCAGTCAAGAAACAGGACTCAGAGGAAGGCCCCTCTCTGGGTGGCTCTGCCTCCAAAGCTCCCGAGTCTCCTCAGCGTGTCTATGAGGAGCCAGAATATGATGTTCCTGCCCTTGGTTTTGACTCTGAGCTGGATTGCAATCCTCCAAAACCGAAAACACATAACTCCCCAAAACCAGAGCCCCGTAAGTTTGAAATTAAAAGCAATCCAGCGGCTGCTGAAAGGATTGCACAAGCTGGCAAAGCGTCGCCTTTATTAAAAGTGATGACCTCACCCCTGAGGAAAAGAAACTCTTTAGAGAATATCAACAAGGAGGAGGTGATTTATGAAAATGAAGGCTTCAGGTTCTCCTCTGATGACTTCGCCAGTGGATGTGATTCACATACCCCAAGGAGTCTCACATTGGGTCGCAAACCTTTCGGATCCTCTTCTGGTGGAGGGAAGCCCCTTCGGAAGGTATCGCCGGATCTAAACCGAAGCCACTCTCTTGGCCGTGCTGAGAGACACAGCTCCAAGTTATTTTCCGATGAATCAGCACGCAATCCCAAAAGAGAGCCTGTCATGCGTAAAGATGTGGAGATCCGGATCGGTCAGAGTCCCTTAGCAAGGCCCAAACCAGTGGTGCGACCCAAACCTCTGCTTACAAAGTCAGAGCCACAAAGTCCTGAAAGAATGGACATCAGCAGCATACGCCGTCACCTTCGACCCACCGGAAGCCTTCGGCAAGGAGCAATTCGTGCAATGCGTGGTGAAGACTCCGAGACAGCTTCTGTTGTGTCCTCTGAGGACTCCACTTCCTCAAGAAGTACCTCTGATCTCTCCAGTGTTTATTCAAAGGGTAGCCGAGGTGGAGAATCCGACCACGAAAGTGTGCTCTTTAGGACCACAGATGCCTATGAACGAGCCCAGGAGTCAGAGCTCAGCTTCCCAGCTGGTGTGGAGGTTGAGGTACTGGAGAAGCAGGAAAGTGGATGGTGGTTTGTTCGTTGGGGCAGTGATGAGGGTTGGGTACCTACTTTTTACTTGGAGCCGATTAAACATACCCACAACGTCGGTATTCAAGAATCCCGTGATAGCCCTCTTGTTGATCTAGGAAGCACCAACAAGTCCAATAGTCTTGAGAAAAATGAGCAGCGTGTTCAGGCCCTTAACAACCTCAACCAGCAAAACCTAAGAAGCATGAGCAACCCTAGCCCACCAATCCCATCCAAACCACCAGGGGGATTTAGCAAACCAACAGCAATGCTGAACGGCTCAAGTGTACGGATGCGCAACGGTGTCCGTCAAGCAGCAGTGCGACCACAGTCAGTGTTTGTGTCTCCACCACAGCCCCTAAAGGAAACCAATATCCATACAGGGTCTTTGAGGAGAAATGAATCACTGGGTGCCGGCGACCACTTGAGGTCCACAGGTGGCGTTCGACGAAACTCCTCCTTCACCGCCGTACGACCACAGCCCGTGACCGATGTACGGGTGAGGGCTGGGACCACCATTACAGCTCCCGCCGGAAGCTCAAGTCCATTGATTGCTCAGAGAAACGGGATTCCAATCTCTACAGTAAGACCCAAGCCCATTGAGAAGATGCAGCTCATTCACAACAACCTTCGAGAGGTTTACGTATCCATCGCAGATTATCGCGGAGATGAAGAGACCATGGGTTTTTCAGAGGGCACTTCTCTTGAAGTTTTGGAGAAGAATCCAAATGGATGGTGGTACTGCCAGGTTCTCGATGGTTTACAGGGACGTAAAGGCTGGGTACCTTCTAACTACCTGGAGAGAAAAAAGTAATTcccccaaaaatgttttaaacatgcaCAATTGTAATCAACATGTAAAAAGATAAACTGACTGAAGGACTATTGGTTTGAGATGAGCGGGACAGAGCCTTTTAGAAAGGAGTTTACATTAAAACTACAGAAAAGCAGGTGAATGTTTAGCAAAATACCTGCCATAACTTTATACCAAATGGGTGCCTTCGAACATCTTTCACTGAATGTTAAGAGGAATCGGTCAAATACCAGTAAAGCATCAGAAAATACCAAACTTCAACTCAGTGCCATAGGCCTACAAGTACAGAAAGCAACAAACTTATTTTTGTTACAGTgttaaaaagagagaaagagaatttCAGCATAGGTGCATAAAAAAGTGCTAGTTTAATCGTGGGCGCTCGAAAAACGAGAAATTTCAAAACTAAACAACGATTTTACCTTAGCACAAGTGCGTTCAAAGAAACCGAGCTTCGATTGTCATAgaaaaaaccaacaaaaaaaaaaaaacgtatctttgttaattgttttgtgttgatgTTTTTATATCTTCCTTAGAGATGTATTTCTGCTTTCTTGTAACATCCAAAACAGTTCAATCCTGATCAGTCATCATTATTTTCGCTGCTTTTGTCTCCCCCATACTTTAAACCGTTGCAGGccaaatgaataaaacataataaaggaAAGCAGTCTGTGAAAGCTACATCCGCATAGATCACCTCACGTCCACCTCATTGGGTTTAACCCCAAGTTTAGTTTACAAAGTGAATCTGGTTATATTAGGAAGGTAGACAGCTGTTGCTGCTCCATGTGTGCTAAATCTGCTGCTTTTTTATCTGCGGCAGTCGATACTTTAAGAAATCAGGACTGGAAAATCGTATGTTTCGTTAAGCGTTTTATCCCAGGGAAATAGTTACAACATTGAGCCCAAAATGTGATCACACCAAAGAACAATTACAGACACATTTGCAAGTTTGTGTTCGAGTAAGTAGTTGTTTTATGGGTACAAAAAATAGTGTATTCAACAAAACCTGAACGAGGTTTTAGAACTGAGAACAAAGTATATTTAATTGCTATATCTGGAagcacttgattttttttttaacccaaagaaAAAGCACATTAATATGCAAGGTTAATTCATTTCTATGTTACGATATTGCTGGGCAGTATTGAAACCTGACGTTACGCAGTAAAGcagtattatttttcattttctgtcgGAAAAAAATCAAATAGTTTTACGAACTTTATCTAAGTCCATAATCTAATTTTTAATAGTCTTCATAGATGAACTCATGATTACTCCCCCTTTATTTGTT belongs to Danio rerio strain Tuebingen ecotype United States chromosome 1, GRCz12tu, whole genome shotgun sequence and includes:
- the sh3pxd2aa gene encoding SH3 and PX domain-containing protein 2A isoform X3 is translated as MQFRTVLDVKVVDVEKRRNPSKHYVYLINVTYSDSTSHIIYRRYSKFFDLQMQILDKFPIEGGQKDPKKRIIPFLPGKILFRRSHVRDVAMKRLRFIDDYCRALVRLPPQISQSEEVLRFFETKPDDINPPVEDYGSKRKSGLDSSEPMVLEQYVVVANYERQENSEISLKAGETVDVIEKSESGWWFVSTAEEQGWVPATYLDSQSGTRDDLDLGTSRSGEVTKRRKAHLKRLDRRWTLGGIVNRQQSREEKYVSVQAYASQGKDEIGFEKGVTVEVIQKNLEGWWYIRYQGKEGWAPASYLKKLKDDLSPRKKTLTGPVEIIGNIMEISNLLNKKAVSEKDIQTDGEATTPERHISKSEISLPMPYAPEAGVAPTVVTALGMNSGSSATLQENKSRAEPGSPAIARVAPHRVEIGFDAIGSPNLRQKPPPRRDANLAFQLPKPPEAPTVEAEYYTIAEFQSSISDGISFRGGQKADVIEKNSGGWWYVQIGDTEGWAPSSYIDKRKKPNLSRRTSTLTRPKVPPPAPPVKKQDSEEGPSLGGSASKAPESPQRVYEEPEYDVPALGFDSELDCNPPKPKTHNSPKPEPRKFEIKSNPAAAERIAQAGKASPLLKVMTSPLRKRNSLENINKEEVIYENEGFRFSSDDFASGCDSHTPRSLTLGRKPFGSSSGGGKPLRKVSPDLNRSHSLGRAERHSSKLFSDESARNPKREPVMRKDVEIRIGQSPLARPKPVVRPKPLLTKSEPQSPERMDISSIRRHLRPTGSLRQGAIRAMRGEDSETASVVSSEDSTSSRSTSDLSSVYSKGSRGGESDHESVLFRTTDAYERAQESELSFPAGVEVEVLEKQESGWWFVRWGSDEGWVPTFYLEPIKHTHNVGIQESRDSPLVDLGSTNKSNSLEKNEQRVQALNNLNQQNLRSMSNPSPPIPSKPPGGFSKPTAMLNGSSVRMRNGVRQAAVRPQSVFVSPPQPLKETNIHTGSLRRNESLGAGDHLRSTGGVRRNSSFTAVRPQPVTDVRVRAGTTITAPAGSSSPLIAQRNGIPISTVRPKPIEKMQLIHNNLREVYVSIADYRGDEETMGFSEGTSLEVLEKNPNGWWYCQVLDGLQGRKGWVPSNYLERKK
- the sh3pxd2aa gene encoding SH3 and PX domain-containing protein 2A isoform X10; protein product: MQILDKFPIEGGQKDPKKRIIPFLPGKILFRRSHVRDVAMKRLRFIDDYCRALVRLPPQISQSEEVLRFFETKPDDINPPVEDYGSKRKSGLDSSEPMVLEQYVVVANYERQENSEISLKAGETVDVIEKSESGWWFVSTAEEQGWVPATYLDSQSGTRDDLDLGTSRSGEVTKRRKAHLKRLDRRWTLGGIVNRQQSREEKYVSVQAYASQGKDEIGFEKGVTVEVIQKNLEGWWYIRYQGKEGWAPASYLKKLKDDLSPRKKTLTGPVEIIGNIMEISNLLNKKAVSEKDIQTDGEATTPERHISKSEISLPMPYAPEAGVAPTVVTALGMNSGSSATLQENKSRAEPGSPAIARVAPHRVEIGSPNLRQKPPPRRDANLAFQLPKPPEAPTVEAEYYTIAEFQSSISDGISFRGGQKADVIEKNSGGWWYVQIGDTEGWAPSSYIDKRKKPNLSRRTSTLTRPKVPPPAPPVKKQDSEEGPSLGGSASKAPESPQRVYEEPEYDVPALGFDSELDCNPPKPKTHNSPKPEPRKFEIKSNPAAAERIAQAGKASPLLKVMTSPLRKRNSLENINKEEVIYENEGFRFSSDDFASGCDSHTPRSLTLGRKPFGSSSGGGKPLRKVSPDLNRSHSLGRAERHSSKLFSDESARNPKREPVMRKDVEIRIGQSPLARPKPVVRPKPLLTKSEPQSPERMDISSIRRHLRPTGSLRQGAIRAMRGEDSETASVVSSEDSTSSRSTSDLSSVYSKGSRGGESDHESVLFRTTDAYERAQESELSFPAGVEVEVLEKQESGWWFVRWGSDEGWVPTFYLEPIKHTHNVGIQESRDSPLVDLGSTNKSNSLEKNEQRVQALNNLNQQNLRSMSNPSPPIPSKPPGGFSKPTAMLNGSSVRMRNGVRQAAVRPQSVFVSPPQPLKETNIHTGSLRRNESLGAGDHLRSTGGVRRNSSFTAVRPQPVTDVRVRAGTTITAPAGSSSPLIAQRNGIPISTVRPKPIEKMQLIHNNLREVYVSIADYRGDEETMGFSEGTSLEVLEKNPNGWWYCQVLDGLQGRKGWVPSNYLERKK
- the sh3pxd2aa gene encoding SH3 and PX domain-containing protein 2A isoform X13; protein product: MVLEQYVVVANYERQENSEISLKAGETVDVIEKSESGWWFVSTAEEQGWVPATYLDSQSGTRDDLDLGTSRSGEVTKRRKAHLKRLDRRWTLGGIVNRQQSREEKYVSVQAYASQGKDEIGFEKGVTVEVIQKNLEGWWYIRYQGKEGWAPASYLKKLKDDLSPRKKTLTGPVEIIGNIMEISNLLNKKAVSEKDIQTDGEATTPERHISKSEISLPMPYAPEAGVAPTVVTALGMNSGSSATLQENKSRAEPGSPAIARVAPHRVEIGSPNLRQKPPPRRDANLAFQLPKPPEAPTVEAEYYTIAEFQSSISDGISFRGGQKADVIEKNSGGWWYVQIGDTEGWAPSSYIDKRKKPNLSRRTSTLTRPKVPPPAPPVKKQDSEEGPSLGGSASKAPESPQRVYEEPEYDVPALGFDSELDCNPPKPKTHNSPKPEPRKFEIKSNPAAAERIAQAGKASPLLKVMTSPLRKRNSLENINKEEVIYENEGFRFSSDDFASGCDSHTPRSLTLGRKPFGSSSGGGKPLRKVSPDLNRSHSLGRAERHSSKLFSDESARNPKREPVMRKDVEIRIGQSPLARPKPVVRPKPLLTKSEPQSPERMDISSIRRHLRPTGSLRQGAIRAMRGEDSETASVVSSEDSTSSRSTSDLSSVYSKGSRGGESDHESVLFRTTDAYERAQESELSFPAGVEVEVLEKQESGWWFVRWGSDEGWVPTFYLEPIKHTHNVGIQESRDSPLVDLGSTNKSNSLEKNEQRVQALNNLNQQNLRSMSNPSPPIPSKPPGGFSKPTAMLNGSSVRMRNGVRQAAVRPQSVFVSPPQPLKETNIHTGSLRRNESLGAGDHLRSTGGVRRNSSFTAVRPQPVTDVRVRAGTTITAPAGSSSPLIAQRNGIPISTVRPKPIEKMQLIHNNLREVYVSIADYRGDEETMGFSEGTSLEVLEKNPNGWWYCQVLDGLQGRKGWVPSNYLERKK
- the sh3pxd2aa gene encoding SH3 and PX domain-containing protein 2A isoform X12, whose protein sequence is MVLEQYVVVANYERQENSEISLKAGETVDVIEKSESGWWFVSTAEEQGWVPATYLDSQSGTRDDLDLGTSRSGEVTKRRKAHLKRLDRRWTLGGIVNRQQSREEKYVSVQAYASQGKDEIGFEKGVTVEVIQKNLEGWWYIRYQGKEGWAPASYLKKLKDDLSPRKKTLTGPVEIIGNIMEISNLLNKKAVSEKDIQTDGEATTPERHISKSEISLPMPYAPEAGVAPTVVTALGMNSGSSATLQENKSRAEPGSPAIARVAPHRVEIGFDAIGSPNLRQKPPPRRDANLAFQLPKPPEAPTVEAEYYTIAEFQSSISDGISFRGGQKADVIEKNSGGWWYVQIGDTEGWAPSSYIDKRKKPNLSRRTSTLTRPKVPPPAPPVKKQDSEEGPSLGGSASKAPESPQRVYEEPEYDVPALGFDSELDCNPPKPKTHNSPKPEPRKFEIKSNPAAAERIAQAGKASPLLKVMTSPLRKRNSLENINKEEVIYENEGFRFSSDDFASGCDSHTPRSLTLGRKPFGSSSGGGKPLRKVSPDLNRSHSLGRAERHSSKLFSDESARNPKREPVMRKDVEIRIGQSPLARPKPVVRPKPLLTKSEPQSPERMDISSIRRHLRPTGSLRQGAIRAMRGEDSETASVVSSEDSTSSRSTSDLSSVYSKGSRGGESDHESVLFRTTDAYERAQESELSFPAGVEVEVLEKQESGWWFVRWGSDEGWVPTFYLEPIKHTHNVGIQESRDSPLVDLGSTNKSNSLEKNEQRVQALNNLNQQNLRSMSNPSPPIPSKPPGGFSKPTAMLNGSSVRMRNGVRQAAVRPQSVFVSPPQPLKETNIHTGSLRRNESLGAGDHLRSTGGVRRNSSFTAVRPQPVTDVRVRAGTTITAPAGSSSPLIAQRNGIPISTVRPKPIEKMQLIHNNLREVYVSIADYRGDEETMGFSEGTSLEVLEKNPNGWWYCQVLDGLQGRKGWVPSNYLERKK